One genomic window of Rhodospirillaceae bacterium includes the following:
- a CDS encoding short-chain dehydrogenase/reductase has product MALETNLAGRTAVVTGASEGIGRAIAERLAAEGVDLHISARTAARLDGLKAEIEAAHSVSVTCHPRDLSTSEGQAVLAEACPDADILINSAGAIPKGRIDEILEPQWRAVWDLKVFSTINLCRHYYAAMKARGGGVIVNIIGNGGEKPVADYICGSTANAALMAFTRALGGGGPKDGVRVVGLNPGPVATEKLVGMMRKAARDAWGDEDRYSEYFAPFAWGRAATVEEIADMAVFLASDLSSYTTGTIVTVDGGMVNKGPLF; this is encoded by the coding sequence ATGGCGCTGGAAACCAACCTTGCCGGGAGGACGGCGGTCGTCACCGGGGCGTCCGAAGGCATCGGCCGGGCGATCGCCGAACGGCTGGCGGCCGAAGGCGTCGATCTGCACATATCCGCGCGCACCGCGGCGCGGCTCGACGGTCTGAAGGCGGAGATCGAGGCGGCGCATTCCGTGTCGGTCACCTGCCATCCGCGCGACCTCTCGACGAGCGAAGGCCAGGCCGTGCTCGCCGAAGCCTGCCCGGACGCCGACATCCTTATCAACTCCGCCGGCGCGATCCCGAAGGGCCGGATCGACGAGATCCTCGAGCCGCAATGGCGCGCGGTCTGGGACCTCAAGGTCTTCAGCACGATCAACCTGTGCCGCCATTATTACGCCGCGATGAAGGCGCGCGGCGGCGGCGTGATCGTCAACATCATCGGCAACGGCGGCGAGAAACCGGTCGCCGACTATATCTGCGGCAGCACGGCCAACGCCGCCCTGATGGCCTTCACCCGCGCGCTCGGCGGCGGCGGGCCGAAGGACGGCGTGCGCGTCGTCGGCCTCAATCCCGGCCCGGTGGCGACGGAAAAGCTCGTCGGCATGATGCGCAAGGCGGCGCGCGACGCCTGGGGCGACGAAGACCGCTATTCCGAATATTTCGCGCCCTTCGCCTGGGGCCGCGCCGCCACGGTCGAAGAAATCGCCGACATGGCCGTGTTCCTGGCGAGCGACCTGTCGAGCTACACCACCGGCACGATCGTGACCGTCGACGGCGGCATGGTGAACAAGGGGCCGCTGTTCTGA
- a CDS encoding alpha/beta hydrolase — MRRKLKPALDIAYGPTAAEHLDLYPARAPDAPLHLFIHGGYWHSLSSKEFSFVAEGLVEAGVAVAVLNYDLCPNVTMTEIVRQNRAAVKWLYENAARHNCDPDRISVSGHSAGGHLTAMLMATDWAGAWGLPPDAVKSGCAVSGLFDLAPFEHSWLQPKLKLNAEEIERNSPIRHIPQSAGPLIVTLGGDESAEFHRQSQDFLAAWTRAGLPGAYLDLPGLNHFTVLEGYMDRRSPLCSAILRQIEETRVG, encoded by the coding sequence GTGCGCCGCAAGCTCAAGCCCGCGCTCGACATCGCCTACGGCCCGACCGCGGCCGAGCATCTCGACCTCTATCCGGCCCGGGCGCCGGATGCGCCGCTGCACCTGTTCATCCACGGCGGCTACTGGCATTCGCTGAGCAGCAAGGAATTCAGCTTCGTTGCCGAGGGGCTGGTCGAGGCCGGCGTCGCCGTCGCCGTCCTCAACTACGACCTCTGCCCGAACGTGACGATGACCGAGATCGTGCGCCAGAACCGGGCCGCCGTGAAATGGCTCTACGAGAACGCGGCGCGCCATAACTGCGACCCCGATCGGATCTCGGTCTCCGGCCATTCCGCCGGCGGCCATCTCACCGCCATGCTGATGGCGACCGACTGGGCCGGCGCCTGGGGCCTGCCGCCCGACGCCGTGAAAAGCGGCTGCGCGGTCTCCGGCCTGTTCGACCTCGCGCCCTTCGAACACAGCTGGCTCCAGCCCAAGCTGAAGCTGAACGCTGAGGAGATCGAACGCAACAGCCCGATCCGGCACATCCCGCAGTCCGCCGGGCCGCTGATCGTCACGCTCGGCGGCGACGAATCGGCGGAGTTCCACCGCCAGTCCCAGGATTTCCTCGCCGCCTGGACCCGCGCCGGCCTGCCGGGCGCCTATCTCGACCTGCCCGGCCTCAACCATTTCACCGTGCTCGAAGGCTACATGGACCGCCGCAGCCCCCTGTGCAGCGCCATCCTCCGCCAGATCGAGGAGACGCGGGTGGGGTAG
- a CDS encoding sulfatase-like hydrolase/transferase, protein MPRSDRSSPDRPRPDRPNFVLIMTDQQRADHLGCYGNGIVRTPHIDSIAARGLAFDRFYVASPICMPNRATIMTGKMPSANGVPTNGLPLPLESTTFVDLLRADGYRTALAGKCHLQNMMPIPVDASNYPPPAPGRPPPAALAESLRRPVSGPGYDAEMNDLWIADPDRAMPSPYYGFDDVRLVIRHADDTQGHHTRWLLQRTNDPDALRGPENALDRGTITAPQAWRTRMPEELYSTSYIREAGIELLDDFARTPDRPFFLQYSFTDPHHPFTPPGRYWDMYDPDNIPVPASHGAEHLDPSALWRRFHRDLEDGVARREHVHPYALSAREARESIALTYGMISMIDDAVGALVARLDALGLADNTVLIFTTDHGDLMGDHGLMLKHGFHYEGLIRVPFIWSEPDGGAAGGTGGRSDLLSGSIDIGATVLGRAGLAPPNGNRGFDLMAAARDGTPVRDALLVEEEDLPVNSNIERYTRLRTLVTGRWRLTFWDGDRLGELFDREADPLELRNLWNDPAAQGVKAELLEQMLRETLRHQDMGPKAEYCA, encoded by the coding sequence ATGCCCCGGTCCGATAGGTCGAGTCCCGACAGGCCGCGCCCGGACAGGCCCAATTTCGTCCTGATCATGACGGACCAGCAGCGCGCCGACCATCTGGGCTGCTACGGCAACGGCATCGTCCGGACGCCGCATATCGATTCGATCGCGGCGCGCGGGCTCGCCTTCGACCGCTTCTATGTGGCCAGCCCGATCTGCATGCCCAACCGGGCGACCATCATGACCGGCAAAATGCCGAGCGCCAACGGCGTGCCGACCAACGGCCTGCCCCTGCCGCTCGAATCGACGACCTTCGTCGACCTGCTGCGCGCCGACGGCTACCGCACCGCGCTCGCCGGCAAATGCCATCTCCAGAACATGATGCCGATTCCCGTCGACGCATCGAACTATCCGCCGCCTGCCCCCGGCCGGCCGCCGCCGGCGGCGCTCGCCGAATCCCTGCGCCGCCCGGTCTCCGGCCCCGGCTACGACGCGGAGATGAACGACCTGTGGATTGCCGACCCGGACCGGGCCATGCCGTCGCCCTATTACGGCTTCGACGATGTCCGCCTGGTCATCCGCCACGCCGACGACACACAGGGGCACCATACCCGCTGGCTGCTGCAGCGCACGAACGACCCGGACGCCCTGCGTGGCCCGGAAAACGCGCTCGACCGCGGCACGATCACCGCGCCCCAGGCCTGGCGCACGCGGATGCCGGAGGAGCTCTATTCCACCAGCTATATCCGCGAGGCCGGGATCGAACTGCTGGATGACTTCGCGCGGACGCCGGACCGGCCCTTCTTCCTGCAATATTCCTTTACCGACCCGCACCATCCCTTCACCCCGCCGGGCCGCTACTGGGACATGTACGACCCGGACAACATCCCCGTGCCGGCCTCCCACGGCGCGGAGCATCTCGACCCGTCGGCCCTGTGGCGCAGGTTCCACCGCGACCTTGAGGACGGCGTCGCCCGGCGCGAGCATGTCCATCCCTACGCCCTTTCGGCGCGCGAGGCCCGGGAATCGATCGCGCTGACCTACGGCATGATCTCGATGATCGACGATGCAGTCGGCGCCCTGGTCGCCCGGCTCGATGCGCTCGGGCTGGCCGACAACACGGTGCTGATCTTCACCACGGATCACGGCGACCTGATGGGCGACCACGGCCTGATGCTGAAGCACGGCTTCCACTACGAAGGGCTGATCCGCGTGCCCTTCATCTGGAGCGAGCCGGACGGCGGCGCGGCCGGCGGGACTGGGGGGCGCAGCGACCTGCTCTCCGGCTCGATCGACATCGGCGCGACAGTGCTCGGCCGGGCCGGTCTGGCGCCGCCCAACGGCAACCGCGGCTTCGACCTGATGGCGGCGGCCAGGGACGGCACGCCGGTGCGCGACGCCCTCCTGGTCGAGGAGGAGGATCTGCCGGTCAATTCCAACATCGAACGCTACACGCGCCTGCGCACCCTGGTCACCGGGCGCTGGCGCCTGACTTTCTGGGACGGCGACCGGCTCGGCGAACTGTTCGACCGCGAGGCAGACCCGCTGGAGCTGCGCAACCTGTGGAACGACCCGGCGGCGCAGGGCGTCAAGGCCGAACTCCTCGAACAGATGCTGCGCGAAACCCTGCGCCACCAGGACATGGGCCCGAAGGCGGAATACTGCGCGTGA
- a CDS encoding alpha/beta hydrolase, whose protein sequence is MFIHGEIHGLDYWAPQIEAFSDRYTCLAYDRRGHAGTGMTDYGFSVENQTVDLLGLVEHFGLERPLLVALAFGTTIAANFAVNHPERVSGLALIAWGELYEARSYLERWQVAGRAAADALEAGSRDGLVAFLREHGGTKYFKVIPPEGHPFREPVIQLLANHPVEEYRTGMLEMAASVPDVIPRLEALDIPVMGINGTADPFIEDPARLGGVRNFRQVEPVEGAGRFLHWECPEIFNARLTDFFGL, encoded by the coding sequence GTGTTCATCCACGGCGAAATCCACGGCCTCGACTATTGGGCGCCGCAGATCGAGGCCTTCTCCGACCGCTACACCTGCCTGGCCTACGACCGGCGCGGCCATGCCGGCACCGGCATGACGGACTATGGCTTCTCGGTCGAGAACCAGACCGTCGACCTGCTCGGCCTCGTCGAGCATTTCGGGCTGGAAAGGCCGCTCCTGGTCGCGCTCGCCTTCGGCACCACCATCGCCGCCAACTTCGCCGTCAACCATCCGGAGCGCGTGTCCGGCCTCGCCCTGATCGCCTGGGGCGAGCTGTACGAGGCCCGGTCCTACCTGGAACGCTGGCAGGTTGCGGGTCGGGCCGCCGCCGACGCCCTCGAAGCCGGCAGCCGGGACGGACTGGTCGCCTTCCTGCGCGAACACGGCGGCACGAAGTATTTCAAGGTCATCCCGCCGGAGGGCCATCCGTTCCGCGAGCCGGTCATCCAGCTCCTCGCCAACCACCCGGTCGAGGAATACCGCACCGGCATGCTGGAGATGGCGGCCTCGGTTCCGGACGTCATTCCGCGGCTCGAAGCGCTGGACATTCCGGTCATGGGGATCAACGGCACCGCCGACCCCTTCATCGAGGACCCGGCGCGCCTCGGCGGCGTGCGGAATTTCCGCCAGGTGGAACCGGTCGAAGGCGCCGGCCGCTTCCTGCACTGGGAATGTCCCGAAATCTTCAACGCCCGGCTGACCGATTTCTTCGGCCTCTGA
- a CDS encoding aromatic-ring-hydroxylating dioxygenase subunit beta — translation MSGSSVPASALDPASDRAAVEAFLIHEADLIDRRDFEAWLALYTDDCRYWVPLEEGQADPQHTVSLIYDDRKLLETRVRRLGHPRVHAQAPPSRTVHMIANVAVEAEPDDGRIVVRSNQTVAEYRQGRTRLFAGRCTHRLVPENGSYRIAFKRIDLIDSEGENRGIPIIL, via the coding sequence ATGAGCGGCAGCTCCGTGCCGGCCTCGGCCCTCGACCCCGCTTCCGACAGGGCGGCAGTCGAAGCCTTCCTGATCCATGAGGCCGACCTGATCGACAGGCGCGACTTCGAGGCGTGGCTCGCCCTCTACACCGACGATTGCCGCTACTGGGTGCCGCTGGAGGAAGGCCAGGCCGATCCGCAGCACACGGTTTCCCTGATCTACGACGACCGCAAGCTGCTCGAAACCCGGGTGCGCCGGCTCGGCCATCCGCGGGTCCACGCCCAGGCGCCGCCGTCCCGCACCGTCCATATGATCGCCAACGTCGCCGTCGAAGCCGAACCGGATGACGGCCGGATCGTCGTGCGTTCGAACCAGACGGTCGCCGAATACCGGCAGGGCCGCACCCGCCTGTTCGCCGGGCGCTGCACCCACCGGCTCGTTCCGGAGAACGGCAGCTACCGCATCGCCTTCAAGCGCATCGACCTGATCGATTCCGAAGGCGAGAACCGCGGTATCCCGATTATTCTGTAG
- a CDS encoding Rieske 2Fe-2S domain-containing protein, giving the protein MWTTERIAELVQPGRVHRDAYTDPGIFDLEMERIFGRAWLLLGHDSQVPRAGDFVTTQMGRQPVLMVRQRDGGVAVLFNRCAHRGSTVCSAAKGTVTQFVCPYHGWTYGLDGALLAVPSPEGYAEERSPQRRLGLAEVPRTEVYRGFVFASLAADGPSLRDFLGPLISSFDDLVDRAPEGEVEVAGGVSRHAYDGNWKFVLENHLDTIHPRYVHASSIAAANEQDDGSPTDGAGEVGVRQMRQNGAPNELWEGIGLWVAGGGHGYMADYHDDEKLVAASDDPVHVEYQKRMEAAYGPERAREILSVTRWNSIVFPNVSFMSQFGQLRIVRPLAAGRTVLDTYVFRLKGAPEAMFRRAVAFANMVNGTGSPVLTDDLEVYERLQTGLGADGNEWVDTGRGFGRDVRDGDNGLDRGGTGTSEIAVRNQFRAWAGYMTGAGAADAADMAVAAE; this is encoded by the coding sequence ATGTGGACGACCGAGCGGATTGCGGAGCTGGTGCAGCCCGGCCGGGTGCACCGGGACGCCTACACCGATCCGGGCATCTTCGACCTGGAGATGGAACGGATCTTCGGCCGGGCCTGGCTGCTGCTCGGCCATGACAGCCAGGTCCCGCGCGCGGGCGATTTCGTGACGACGCAGATGGGCCGCCAGCCGGTCCTCATGGTGCGCCAGCGCGACGGCGGCGTGGCGGTGCTGTTCAACCGCTGCGCCCATCGCGGGTCGACCGTGTGCAGCGCCGCGAAGGGCACGGTCACGCAGTTCGTCTGCCCCTATCACGGCTGGACCTACGGCCTGGACGGCGCCTTGCTCGCCGTGCCGTCGCCGGAGGGCTATGCCGAGGAGCGCAGCCCGCAGCGTCGCCTGGGCCTCGCCGAAGTGCCGCGGACCGAAGTGTATCGCGGCTTCGTCTTCGCCAGCCTGGCCGCGGACGGCCCGTCGCTGCGCGATTTTCTCGGCCCGCTGATCTCCTCCTTCGACGACCTGGTCGACCGGGCGCCGGAGGGCGAAGTCGAGGTCGCCGGCGGCGTCTCGCGCCACGCCTATGACGGCAACTGGAAATTCGTGCTGGAGAACCATCTGGACACGATCCATCCGCGCTACGTCCACGCCTCCTCGATCGCCGCCGCCAACGAGCAGGACGACGGCAGCCCGACCGACGGGGCCGGCGAGGTCGGCGTGCGCCAGATGCGCCAGAACGGCGCGCCCAACGAATTGTGGGAAGGCATCGGCCTCTGGGTCGCCGGCGGCGGCCACGGCTACATGGCCGACTATCACGACGACGAGAAGCTGGTCGCGGCGTCGGACGACCCGGTTCATGTCGAATACCAGAAGCGGATGGAGGCGGCCTACGGGCCGGAACGGGCGCGGGAAATCCTGTCGGTCACGCGCTGGAACTCCATCGTCTTCCCCAACGTCTCCTTCATGAGCCAGTTCGGCCAGCTGCGCATCGTCCGGCCGCTCGCCGCCGGCCGCACGGTCCTCGATACCTACGTCTTCCGCCTGAAGGGCGCGCCGGAAGCGATGTTCCGCCGGGCGGTCGCCTTCGCCAACATGGTCAACGGCACCGGCTCGCCGGTGCTGACCGACGACCTGGAAGTATACGAGCGGCTCCAGACCGGCCTCGGCGCCGACGGCAACGAATGGGTCGACACCGGCCGCGGCTTCGGCCGCGACGTGCGCGACGGCGATAACGGCCTCGACCGCGGCGGCACCGGGACCAGCGAGATCGCCGTGCGCAATCAGTTCCGCGCCTGGGCAGGCTACATGACCGGGGCCGGCGCCGCCGATGCCGCGGACATGGCCGTGGCGGCGGAATGA